One window of Trifolium pratense cultivar HEN17-A07 linkage group LG5, ARS_RC_1.1, whole genome shotgun sequence genomic DNA carries:
- the LOC123886969 gene encoding uncharacterized protein LOC123886969 — MALFYFLVLSLCITCCIVDARSKPLLNEQNQFTTSYSTMHQVDNDFDCVDIYKQDALQHPLLKNHKIQLYPTFAKNVVQSRRSNDGECPVGKTPIYKGIRKHQFDTNSSSKLQSGDLPIGYHTVSLDTTKDCINGGYAAISIYNLSLSVGQYSSSLICVASGQPNENNICAGLSVYPALYGDSQPRITTQWLDGTNRDCIDKRCSGFVQVTQDKPYIGVVRLPSTPIGEEGEKIVVNVKIQRDNSTGNWWLTLDEIVQVGYWPKELFPHLSEGASLVRFMGQVYASPNLVNPPMGSGRLPKEGYANAALFGKLMTIDSESTQSDVEPEDMKPYSDANSDCYDLLYYKYSGPTYRQAFLFGGPGGQNCDK, encoded by the exons atggcgttattttattttctagttCTTAGTTTGTGCATAACATGTTGCATAGTTGATGCAAGAAGCAAACCTCTACTAAATGAGCAGAATCAGTTTACTACATCATATAGTACTATG CATCAAGTGgataatgattttgattgtgtTGATATTTACAAGCAAGATGCTCTGCAACATCCTTTgctaaaaaatcacaaaattcag CTTTACCCAACATTCGCAAAGAATGTTGTGCAGAGTAGGCGATCTAATGATGGTGAATGTCCGGTAGGTAAAACACCTATTTATAAGGGGATAAGAAAACATCAATTTGATACTAATTCGTCTTCAAAATTACAATCTGGAGATTTGCCTATTGGCTATCAT ACTGTTTCTCTCGATACAACCAAAGATTGTATAAATGGAGGATACGCGGCGATAAGTATTTATAATCTATCACTTTCAGTTGGTCAATATAGCTCGTCTTTAATTTGTGTTGCAAGTGGCCAACCAAACGAAAATAATATATGTGCTGGACTTTCG GTTTATCCTGCCTTATATGGAGATAGTCAACCACGAATAACAACACAATGGCTG GATGGCACTAACCGTGATTGTATCGATAAGCGTTGTTCTGGTTTCGTCCAAGTAACTCAAGACAAACCTTATATTGGAGTTGTCCGATTACCCAGTACTCCAATTGGTGAAGAAGGGgaaaaaattgttgttaatGTCAAAATCCAGcgg GATAACTCCACAGGTAATTGGTGGTTAACTCTTGATGAAATTGTACAAGTTGGATATTGGCCAAAAGAATTATTTCCTCACTTAAGTGAAGGAGCATCTTTGGTTAGATTTATGGGTCAAGTTTATGCTTCGCCTAATTTGGTGAATCCCCCAATGGGTAGTGGGAGATTGCCTAAAGAAGGATATGCAAACGCAGCTCTTTTTGGAAAACTCATGACTATTGATTCAGAATCTACTCAAAGTGATGTAGAACCTGAAGATATGAAACCATATAGTGATGCTAATTCAGATTGCTATGATTTGTTGTATTATAAGTATTCAGGACCTACGTATCGACAAGCTTTTCTGTTTGGTGGGCCGGGTGGACAAAATTGTGATAAATGA
- the LOC123886970 gene encoding uncharacterized protein LOC123886970 yields the protein MALFYFLVLSLCITCCIVDARSKPLLNEQNQFTTSYSTMHQVDNDFDCVDIYKQDALQHPLLKNHKIQSRRSNDGECPVGKTPIYKGIRKHQFDTNSSSKLQSGDLPIGYHTVSLDTIKDCINGGYAAISIYNLSLSVGQYSSSLICVASGQPNENNICAGLSVYPALYGDSQPRITTQWLDGTNRDCIDKRCSGFVQVTQDKPYIGVVRLPSTPIGEEGEKIVVNVKIQRDNSTGNWWLTLDEIVQVGYWPKELFPHLSEGASLVRFMGQVYASPNLVNPPMGSGRLPKEGYANAALFGKLMTIDSESTQSDVEPEDMKPYSDANSDCYDLLYYKYSGPTYRQAFLFGGPGGQNCDK from the exons atggcgttattttattttctagttCTTAGTTTGTGCATAACATGTTGCATAGTTGATGCAAGAAGCAAACCTCTACTAAATGAGCAGAATCAGTTTACTACATCATATAGTACTATG CATCAAGTGgataatgattttgattgtgtTGATATTTACAAGCAAGATGCTCTGCAACATCCTTTgctaaaaaatcacaaaattcag AGTAGGCGATCTAATGATGGTGAATGTCCGGTAGGTAAAACACCTATTTATAAGGGGATAAGAAAACATCAATTTGATACTAATTCGTCTTCAAAATTACAATCTGGAGATTTGCCTATTGGCTATCAT ACTGTTTCTCTCGATACAATCAAAGATTGTATAAATGGAGGATACGCGGCGATAAGTATTTATAATCTATCACTTTCAGTTGGTCAATATAGCTCGTCTTTAATTTGTGTTGCAAGTGGCCAACCAAACGAAAATAATATATGTGCTGGACTTTCG GTTTATCCTGCCTTATATGGAGATAGTCAACCACGAATAACAACACAATGGCTG GATGGCACTAACCGTGATTGTATCGATAAGCGTTGTTCTGGTTTCGTCCAAGTAACTCAAGACAAACCTTATATTGGAGTTGTCCGATTACCCAGTACTCCAATTGGTGAAGAAGGGgaaaaaattgttgttaatGTCAAAATCCAGcgg GATAACTCCACAGGTAATTGGTGGTTAACTCTTGATGAAATTGTACAAGTTGGATATTGGCCAAAAGAATTATTTCCTCACTTAAGTGAAGGAGCATCTTTGGTTAGATTTATGGGTCAAGTTTATGCTTCGCCTAATTTGGTGAATCCCCCAATGGGTAGTGGGAGATTGCCTAAAGAAGGATATGCAAACGCAGCTCTTTTTGGAAAACTCATGACTATTGATTCAGAATCTACTCAAAGTGATGTAGAACCTGAAGATATGAAACCATATAGTGATGCTAATTCAGATTGCTATGATTTGTTGTATTATAAGTATTCAGGACCTACGTATCGACAAGCTTTTCTGTTTGGTGGGCCGGGTGGACAAAATTGTGATAAATGA